Proteins encoded in a region of the Gammaproteobacteria bacterium genome:
- a CDS encoding glycosyltransferase — MDHFSPRVSIGLPVYNGERFVGAALDSICNQTFDDFELIISDNASRDRTQEICERYAEKDGRIRYFRNEANIGAGNNFNRVYDLSKGTYFKWMAHDDVLAPTFLRECVSVLDKDETAVLSHPKASIIDENGERLKEYGVVLKTDAAAAHRRFAEIVLSRHNCYQVFGLIRSGLLGRTQLIGNYTGSDRNLLAELSLLGIFVEVPDVLVFYRHHPGRSMSLYPDRRERNAWFDPGLKGAVSFPTWRRAAEYSKSIKRSSLSPADRALCYTYLMRWITLRSSEGSRNFKLLAQDVVWALSRKMFKKKSV; from the coding sequence ATGGACCACTTCTCCCCACGCGTAAGCATCGGATTACCCGTGTACAACGGAGAGCGATTCGTCGGGGCCGCGCTGGACTCGATTTGTAACCAGACATTCGACGACTTCGAACTGATCATCTCCGACAACGCTTCACGCGACAGAACGCAGGAAATCTGTGAGCGTTATGCCGAGAAGGACGGCCGGATACGATATTTCCGGAACGAGGCCAATATCGGCGCGGGGAACAATTTCAACCGGGTTTATGACTTGTCGAAGGGGACGTATTTCAAGTGGATGGCGCACGACGATGTCCTGGCACCGACGTTCCTTCGCGAATGCGTCTCCGTCCTGGACAAGGACGAAACTGCGGTATTGTCGCATCCGAAGGCTTCGATTATCGACGAGAACGGAGAGAGACTGAAGGAGTACGGTGTGGTGCTGAAAACAGATGCCGCCGCCGCGCACAGGCGCTTTGCCGAGATCGTACTGTCGCGACACAACTGCTACCAGGTTTTCGGGTTGATCCGGTCCGGATTGCTTGGCCGAACGCAGCTGATCGGGAACTACACGGGATCGGACCGGAATCTTCTCGCCGAGTTGAGCCTGCTGGGAATATTCGTCGAGGTCCCCGATGTGCTTGTCTTCTACCGGCACCACCCCGGTCGATCGATGAGCCTGTATCCCGATCGCCGCGAACGCAACGCCTGGTTTGACCCAGGTCTGAAAGGCGCTGTGAGTTTCCCTACCTGGCGGCGCGCCGCTGAGTATTCCAAATCCATAAAGCGGTCATCCTTGTCTCCAGCGGATCGTGCCTTGTGCTACACTTACTTGATGCGCTGGATTACCTTACGTAGCTCAGAGGGGTCAAGGAACTTCAAGCTGCTTGCACAGGACGTGGTCTGGGCATTGAGTCGAAAAATGTTCAAAAAGAAAAGCGTCTAG